A window from Cryobacterium sp. SO1 encodes these proteins:
- a CDS encoding glycerate kinase, whose translation MTSVERVLIAPDSFKGTADATQVARALAAGWAAVRPGDDLVLMPMADGGEGTIDAFELAVAGARRMPVSVSGPDDRPVASQWLLLPDGTGVVELASTSGITLIDPLRPMEAHTSGFGEAIAAALAHGVSRLYLALGGSSSTDGGVGALAALGAVFLDAAGRPVAVGGAGLAALATVDLGALPALPLGGALILSDVTNPLLGARGAAAVFGPQKGAEPAQVAELEAGLARLAGLLAVDPATPGAGAAGGAAFGLLAWGARLAAGSAAVGQALGVPAAVRGASVVITGEGRFDLQSAAGKVPWYLAGLATDAGALALLVAGAIEAGALAASPGRFADAVSLTDLAGGSAAAMADTLEWLEAAGSRLAAAL comes from the coding sequence ATGACGAGCGTCGAACGTGTGCTGATCGCCCCGGATTCCTTCAAGGGCACGGCCGACGCCACCCAGGTGGCCCGGGCGCTGGCCGCGGGCTGGGCCGCGGTGCGTCCCGGCGATGACCTGGTGCTGATGCCGATGGCGGACGGCGGCGAGGGCACCATCGACGCCTTCGAGCTGGCCGTTGCCGGCGCCAGGCGGATGCCCGTGTCGGTGTCCGGTCCCGACGACCGGCCGGTGGCGTCCCAGTGGCTGCTGCTGCCCGACGGCACCGGGGTGGTGGAACTGGCGAGCACCAGCGGCATCACGCTGATCGATCCGCTCCGCCCGATGGAGGCGCACACCTCCGGCTTCGGCGAGGCGATTGCGGCCGCCCTGGCGCACGGGGTGTCACGGCTGTACCTGGCGCTCGGCGGAAGCTCGTCCACCGACGGCGGGGTGGGCGCTCTGGCCGCGCTGGGTGCGGTGTTCCTCGACGCGGCGGGCCGGCCGGTTGCCGTTGGCGGTGCCGGCCTGGCCGCGTTGGCGACTGTCGACCTCGGTGCTCTGCCGGCGCTGCCGCTGGGGGGTGCGCTGATCCTGAGCGACGTCACCAATCCGCTGCTCGGGGCGCGTGGCGCGGCGGCGGTGTTCGGCCCGCAGAAGGGTGCCGAGCCGGCGCAGGTCGCCGAGTTGGAGGCCGGCCTCGCCCGGCTGGCCGGTCTGCTCGCCGTCGACCCGGCGACCCCGGGCGCGGGGGCGGCCGGGGGCGCCGCGTTCGGGTTGCTGGCCTGGGGTGCCAGGCTCGCGGCGGGATCGGCCGCCGTGGGCCAGGCTCTGGGCGTGCCGGCTGCCGTGCGGGGCGCATCCGTGGTCATCACCGGTGAGGGCCGTTTCGACCTGCAGTCCGCCGCGGGCAAGGTGCCGTGGTACCTGGCTGGCCTGGCCACGGATGCCGGCGCGCTAGCCCTGCTCGTGGCCGGCGCGATCGAGGCCGGCGCGCTCGCGGCCTCGCCGGGGCGGTTCGCCGATGCGGTGTCCCTCACCGACCTGGCCGGCGGCTCTGCTGCCGCCATGGCCGACACTCTCGAGTGGCTGGAGGCCGCGGGGTCCCGTCTGGCGGCCGCGCTCTGA
- the xylB gene encoding xylulokinase gives MTLVAGVDSSTQSCKVVVRDAATGALVRSGKAAHPVGTEVDPAAWWDALLAAIQAAGGLGDVAAVSVAAQQHGMVVLDEDGRVIRPALLWNDTRSAQAAADLIDEVGAAEYARRTGVVPVASFTVTKLRWLRDAEPANAAKVAAVALPHDWLSWRLRGYGPAGESELGPVLTELTTDRSDASGTGYYSAAADAYDRELLVRGLGHDAVLPLVLGPGDTAGSTVALPGVPAGLVVGVGAGDNAGAALGLGAAAGDVIVSIGTSGTVFAVTAVPSEDASGTVAGFADASGLHLPLIATLNAARILDSIAGLLGVDHTELGSLALEADPGADGLVLQPYFEGERTPNLPDATASLFGMTLASTTRPNLARAAIEGLLCGLADGLDAVRAQGVTVERILLIGGAAQNPAVQFIAAQVFDAPVAVPTPGEYVADGGAAQAAWSLTGTRPAWSLAIAATPTPDHRPAIRAQYAAHWA, from the coding sequence ATGACATTGGTTGCCGGAGTCGACTCGTCGACCCAGAGTTGCAAGGTAGTTGTGCGGGATGCCGCGACCGGAGCGCTGGTTCGCTCCGGCAAGGCCGCGCATCCGGTGGGCACCGAGGTCGACCCCGCCGCCTGGTGGGATGCCCTGCTCGCCGCGATCCAGGCGGCCGGCGGACTCGGCGACGTCGCCGCCGTGTCGGTGGCCGCTCAGCAGCACGGCATGGTCGTGCTCGATGAGGACGGCCGGGTCATCCGCCCGGCCCTGCTCTGGAACGACACCCGCAGCGCGCAGGCCGCCGCGGACCTGATCGACGAGGTCGGCGCCGCCGAGTACGCCCGTCGCACCGGTGTCGTGCCGGTGGCCTCGTTCACCGTCACCAAGCTGCGCTGGCTGCGGGATGCCGAACCGGCCAATGCCGCCAAGGTCGCCGCCGTCGCGCTCCCGCACGACTGGCTCAGCTGGCGCCTGCGCGGCTACGGCCCGGCCGGCGAGAGCGAGCTCGGCCCGGTGCTCACCGAGCTGACCACCGACCGATCGGATGCCAGCGGCACCGGCTACTACTCGGCCGCCGCCGACGCCTACGACCGTGAACTGCTCGTACGGGGCCTCGGCCACGACGCCGTGCTGCCCCTGGTGCTCGGCCCCGGCGACACCGCCGGCAGCACGGTGGCCCTGCCCGGCGTGCCCGCGGGCCTCGTCGTGGGAGTGGGCGCCGGCGACAACGCGGGCGCCGCCCTGGGCCTGGGGGCCGCGGCCGGCGACGTGATCGTGTCGATCGGCACCAGCGGCACGGTCTTCGCCGTCACCGCGGTGCCCAGCGAGGATGCCTCAGGCACCGTCGCCGGGTTCGCCGACGCCAGCGGCCTGCACCTGCCGCTGATCGCCACCCTCAACGCCGCCCGGATCCTCGACTCCATCGCGGGCCTCCTCGGCGTAGACCACACCGAGCTCGGTTCTCTCGCGCTGGAGGCCGACCCGGGCGCGGACGGCCTGGTTCTGCAGCCCTACTTCGAGGGCGAGCGCACACCCAACCTGCCCGACGCCACGGCCAGCCTGTTCGGCATGACCCTGGCCTCGACCACCCGGCCGAACCTGGCCAGGGCCGCGATCGAAGGGCTGCTCTGCGGGCTCGCCGACGGGTTGGATGCCGTGCGGGCACAGGGTGTCACGGTGGAGCGCATCCTGCTGATCGGCGGTGCGGCGCAGAACCCGGCCGTGCAGTTCATCGCCGCGCAGGTGTTCGACGCCCCGGTTGCCGTGCCCACTCCCGGCGAGTACGTCGCCGACGGTGGTGCCGCGCAGGCGGCGTGGTCGCTCACGGGCACCCGGCCGGCCTGGTCCCTGGCGATCGCGGCGACGCCCACCCCGGATCACCGGCCCGCCATCCGCGCCCAGTACGCCGCGCACTGGGCCTAA
- the xylA gene encoding xylose isomerase, protein MSLTPTPADKFSFGLWTIGYNGADPFGGPTRPQLDTVEAVTRLAELGAYGLTFHDDDLFAFGSTDAARQKEIDRLKQVLADTGVIVPMITTNLFSAPVFKDGGFTSNDRAVRRFALRKVMRNLDLAAELGAKTFVMWGGREGAEYDAAKDIRSALDRYREAVNLLGDYVTDRGYDIRFAIEPKPNEPRGDILLPTVGHAMAFITTLERPELVGVNPEVGHEQMAGLNFTAGIAQALYQGKLFHIDLNGQRGIKYDQDLVFGHGDLQNAFSLVDLLENGGPNGGPSYDGPRHFDYKPSRTEDITGVWDSAAANMRTYLLLKERAAAFRADPEVQEQLAASGVPELSVPTLAAGESYDDFLADTSAYEDFAPEEYFGGKGFGFVRLQQLALEHLLGAR, encoded by the coding sequence ATGTCCCTCACCCCCACCCCCGCCGACAAGTTCTCGTTCGGCCTGTGGACCATCGGTTACAACGGGGCTGACCCGTTCGGCGGACCGACCCGCCCCCAGCTCGACACCGTTGAAGCCGTCACCCGCCTGGCCGAGCTCGGTGCCTACGGCCTCACCTTCCACGACGACGACCTCTTTGCCTTCGGCTCCACGGATGCCGCCCGCCAGAAGGAGATCGACCGTCTCAAGCAGGTCCTCGCCGACACCGGCGTCATCGTGCCGATGATCACCACCAACCTCTTCAGCGCGCCCGTGTTCAAAGACGGCGGCTTCACCTCGAACGACCGCGCCGTGCGCCGGTTCGCCCTGCGCAAGGTCATGCGCAACCTCGACCTCGCCGCGGAGCTCGGCGCCAAGACCTTCGTGATGTGGGGCGGCCGCGAGGGCGCCGAGTACGACGCTGCCAAGGACATCCGTTCGGCCCTCGACCGCTACCGCGAGGCCGTGAACCTGCTCGGCGACTACGTCACCGACAGGGGTTACGACATCCGCTTCGCCATCGAGCCCAAGCCCAACGAACCCCGCGGTGACATCCTGCTGCCCACTGTCGGCCACGCCATGGCGTTCATCACCACCCTCGAGCGCCCGGAACTGGTGGGCGTGAACCCCGAGGTCGGCCACGAGCAGATGGCCGGGCTGAACTTCACCGCCGGCATCGCTCAGGCGCTCTACCAGGGCAAGCTATTCCACATCGACCTCAACGGTCAGCGCGGCATCAAATACGACCAGGACCTGGTCTTCGGCCACGGCGACCTGCAGAACGCGTTCTCGCTGGTGGACCTGCTCGAAAACGGCGGCCCGAACGGCGGCCCCTCCTACGACGGCCCGCGTCACTTCGACTACAAGCCCAGCCGCACCGAGGACATCACCGGCGTCTGGGACTCCGCGGCCGCGAACATGCGCACCTACCTGCTGCTCAAGGAGCGCGCCGCGGCCTTCCGCGCCGACCCGGAGGTGCAGGAGCAGCTGGCCGCGTCCGGCGTGCCCGAACTGTCGGTGCCGACCCTGGCCGCCGGCGAGAGCTACGACGACTTCCTCGCCGACACCAGCGCCTACGAGGACTTCGCCCCCGAGGAGTACTTCGGCGGAAAGGGCTTCGGCTTCGTTCGTCTGCAGCAGCTGGCGCTCGAGCACCTGCTCGGCGCCCGGTAG
- a CDS encoding LacI family DNA-binding transcriptional regulator, with product MSISTVSYALSGKRSIAASTKQRIDEAVLELDYRANAGARMLNGSYITITVTTDGDSTVVTSDSAAPFRARLAGGTTVVAADRKALL from the coding sequence GTGTCCATCAGCACGGTGTCCTACGCGCTCAGTGGCAAGCGCTCGATTGCGGCATCCACCAAGCAGCGCATCGACGAGGCCGTTCTCGAACTCGACTACCGAGCCAATGCCGGGGCGCGGATGCTCAACGGCAGCTACATCACAATCACGGTCACGACCGACGGCGACAGCACTGTTGTCACCAGCGATTCGGCGGCGCCGTTCCGCGCCCGGCTCGCCGGTGGCACTACCGTTGTCGCTGCCGACCGAAAGGCACTTCTTTGA
- a CDS encoding glycoside hydrolase family 1 protein, which yields MTSTTTQVGRLLTGAYPADVFEDTRDVTDWAFILPGDTEIIHQPLDVLGVNYYSTSLVRLWDGTAPRQNADGHKDVGASPWPGADRVEFLAQPGPYTEMGWNIEPAGLEELLVALHEEFPEQPLMVTENGAAFADTVVQTDAGPRVLDVERTDYLRRHFTAAHRAMARGVDLRGYQVWSLMDNFEWGYGCSKRFGIIHVDYDTFVRTPKDSAHWYAALVATRILP from the coding sequence ATGACCAGCACCACAACGCAGGTCGGCCGGCTGCTCACCGGCGCCTACCCGGCGGACGTCTTCGAAGACACCAGGGACGTCACCGACTGGGCGTTCATCCTGCCCGGCGACACCGAGATCATCCACCAGCCGCTGGACGTGCTCGGCGTCAACTACTACTCCACCTCGCTGGTGCGGTTGTGGGACGGCACGGCGCCCAGGCAGAACGCCGACGGCCACAAGGACGTCGGAGCCTCACCCTGGCCCGGCGCCGACCGGGTCGAGTTCCTCGCCCAGCCCGGCCCGTACACCGAGATGGGCTGGAACATCGAACCGGCCGGTCTCGAGGAACTCCTCGTGGCCCTGCACGAGGAATTCCCGGAGCAGCCGCTGATGGTCACCGAGAACGGTGCGGCGTTCGCCGACACCGTGGTGCAGACGGATGCCGGCCCCCGCGTGCTCGACGTGGAGCGCACCGACTACCTGCGCCGGCACTTCACCGCCGCGCACCGGGCCATGGCCCGCGGGGTCGACCTCCGCGGCTACCAGGTGTGGTCGCTGATGGACAACTTCGAGTGGGGCTACGGCTGTTCCAAACGGTTCGGCATCATCCACGTGGACTATGACACTTTCGTGCGCACCCCCAAGGACAGCGCGCACTGGTACGCGGCCCTGGTAGCCACCCGCATCCTCCCCTAA
- a CDS encoding NAD(P)-dependent oxidoreductase, whose product MRIALTGGSGKLGKTVLGRLRAEGHQVINFDLAGSRESGFVRIDLTDYGQVADAFAGVNDQVDGFDAVVHLGAIPAPGLVPDVATFHNNMLSSYNVFQAARRNGIKRVVYASSETVLGLPFDTDPPYIPVDEEYPARPESTYSLVKHLEEQMAIELVRWDPTLSITALRFSNVMDPEDYDRFESFQADATLRKWNLWGYIDGRDGAQAVLKALQSAPPGFERFIIAAADTVMRRPSADLAAEVFPDVQLTREVTGTETLLGIDKARRLLGYSPEHSWQDPR is encoded by the coding sequence ATGAGAATCGCCCTCACCGGCGGCAGCGGCAAGCTCGGCAAGACCGTGCTCGGCCGGCTCCGTGCCGAGGGCCATCAGGTGATCAACTTCGACCTGGCCGGTAGCCGGGAATCGGGTTTTGTGCGCATCGACCTCACCGATTACGGCCAGGTTGCGGATGCCTTCGCCGGGGTCAACGATCAGGTTGACGGCTTCGACGCCGTGGTGCACCTGGGCGCGATCCCCGCCCCGGGCCTGGTGCCCGACGTCGCCACCTTCCACAACAACATGCTCTCCAGCTACAACGTGTTCCAGGCCGCCCGCCGCAACGGGATCAAGCGCGTCGTTTACGCATCCAGCGAGACCGTGCTCGGCTTGCCGTTCGACACCGACCCGCCCTACATCCCGGTCGATGAGGAGTACCCGGCGCGGCCCGAGAGCACCTACTCGCTGGTGAAGCACCTCGAGGAGCAGATGGCGATCGAGCTGGTGCGCTGGGACCCGACGCTGTCGATCACGGCGTTGCGATTCTCCAACGTGATGGACCCGGAGGACTACGACAGGTTCGAGAGCTTCCAGGCGGATGCGACGTTGCGCAAGTGGAACCTCTGGGGCTACATCGATGGCCGCGACGGCGCCCAGGCGGTGCTCAAGGCATTGCAGAGCGCCCCGCCGGGCTTCGAGCGCTTCATCATCGCCGCCGCCGACACCGTGATGCGCCGCCCCAGCGCCGACCTCGCCGCCGAGGTCTTCCCCGACGTGCAGCTCACCCGCGAGGTCACCGGAACCGAGACGTTGCTCGGCATCGACAAGGCCCGCCGCCTCCTCGGATACTCCCCCGAGCACTCCTGGCAAGACCCCCGCTGA
- a CDS encoding ROK family transcriptional regulator: MQGSSHDDVRRHNLSVVLRLVHRSGAASRSQLTRVTGLNRSTIAALVAELVDRGLVLEREPSSTNQVGRPSPIVSVSEQVVALAVNPEIDAVTIGIVGLDGQVHRRVRYPTDQSPSVLEAVNIAAAVIDGMRGELEAKFKVVGIGVAVPGLVRADDGLVRHAPHLGWIDAPLAEMLEAATGYPVLAANDASLGAMAERFFGAGKGITDLIYLNGGASGIGGGMIVGGAAAGGIAGYAGEFGHIRVSDSERVDSAGIRGTLEAEVTRRELLEVLGLAGADADELEQALLASTSPAVRAEVDRQIDHLAVALAGAINILNPQLVVLGGFLAALLAVDADRLRSAVASHSLGAAFGTVRLSAAELGSNLLMIGAAELAFEGLLDDPAGLPTGAGTVTS; this comes from the coding sequence GTGCAGGGCAGCAGCCATGACGATGTGCGCCGACACAACCTGTCGGTCGTGTTGCGACTCGTGCACCGCAGCGGTGCGGCGTCGCGTTCCCAACTCACCAGGGTCACCGGGCTGAACCGGTCCACCATCGCCGCCCTCGTCGCCGAACTGGTCGACCGCGGGCTGGTCCTTGAGCGTGAACCGAGCTCCACCAACCAGGTCGGCCGGCCCAGCCCGATCGTCAGCGTCAGCGAGCAGGTCGTGGCGCTCGCCGTGAACCCGGAGATCGACGCCGTCACGATCGGCATCGTCGGCCTCGACGGCCAGGTGCACCGCCGGGTGCGCTACCCCACCGACCAGTCCCCGAGCGTGCTCGAGGCCGTGAACATCGCCGCCGCCGTCATCGACGGCATGCGCGGCGAGCTCGAGGCCAAGTTCAAGGTGGTGGGTATCGGCGTTGCCGTGCCCGGGCTGGTGCGCGCCGACGACGGCCTCGTGCGGCACGCGCCGCACCTGGGCTGGATCGACGCACCCCTCGCCGAGATGCTTGAAGCCGCCACCGGCTACCCGGTGCTCGCCGCCAACGATGCCAGCCTCGGCGCCATGGCCGAGCGGTTCTTCGGCGCCGGCAAGGGCATCACCGACCTCATCTACCTCAACGGCGGTGCGAGCGGCATCGGCGGCGGCATGATCGTGGGCGGAGCCGCGGCGGGTGGCATCGCCGGCTACGCGGGCGAATTCGGCCACATCCGGGTCAGCGACAGCGAACGGGTCGACTCCGCCGGCATCCGTGGCACCCTCGAAGCCGAGGTCACCCGGCGCGAGCTCCTCGAGGTGCTCGGCCTGGCCGGGGCGGATGCCGACGAACTCGAGCAGGCGCTGCTGGCGTCGACCTCCCCGGCGGTGCGCGCCGAGGTCGACCGGCAGATCGACCACCTCGCGGTGGCGCTGGCCGGGGCGATCAACATCCTCAACCCGCAGCTGGTGGTGCTCGGCGGTTTTCTCGCCGCGCTGCTGGCGGTGGATGCCGACCGGCTGCGCTCCGCCGTCGCCTCACACTCGTTGGGCGCCGCGTTCGGCACCGTGCGGCTGAGCGCCGCCGAGCTCGGCTCTAACCTGCTGATGATCGGTGCGGCCGAGCTGGCCTTCGAGGGGCTGCTCGACGACCCGGCCGGGCTGCCGACCGGGGCGGGCACCGTCACCAGCTGA
- a CDS encoding multidrug effflux MFS transporter, translating to MHSTARHPGDALSRGQRVVYIIILGALTALGPFTIDLYLPAFPTLESELGVSAAAIQLTLTGTMIGFGFGQLIVGPWSDKVGRRLPLLLATGFHVLACVGAALSSDIVTLGIFRVLQGFGAAAGAVVAMAMVRDLFGGKPLVKMLSRLALVSGLAPVLAPVIGSQLLLVMPWRGIFWVLAGYGVVVMVAVAIWIVETLPQSRRTVPGHSSLGQRYRAVLSDRTYVGVLIIGAMTFTGLFSYLSSSPFLFQQVYDFSAQGYGLLFAVNSLGIVVGVQTSSRLMHRYNVGPQNILIGATTMLVLTSAAIFSLDLLGAGLWGTLIPLWFFIASCGFTFPTVQVIALNAHGSEAGTAASLLGAANFGIAGLISPIVGLLGVGTAVPMASVMGVAAIISLLSLWFIVQPRSVAALSH from the coding sequence CTGCACTCGACCGCCCGGCACCCCGGTGACGCACTGTCCCGTGGGCAGCGTGTGGTCTACATCATCATCCTCGGCGCGCTGACGGCTCTCGGCCCGTTCACCATCGACCTGTATCTGCCGGCGTTCCCCACCCTCGAGAGCGAACTCGGTGTCTCGGCCGCCGCCATCCAGCTCACCCTCACCGGCACCATGATCGGGTTCGGCTTCGGTCAGCTGATCGTGGGCCCGTGGAGTGACAAGGTCGGCCGCCGGCTGCCGCTGCTGCTCGCCACAGGCTTCCACGTGCTCGCCTGCGTCGGCGCCGCCCTGTCCTCCGACATCGTCACCCTCGGGATCTTCCGGGTGCTGCAGGGCTTCGGCGCAGCGGCCGGCGCCGTCGTGGCGATGGCCATGGTGCGGGACCTCTTCGGCGGCAAGCCGCTGGTGAAGATGCTCTCCCGCCTGGCCCTGGTCAGCGGCCTGGCGCCGGTGCTCGCCCCGGTCATCGGCTCCCAACTCCTGCTCGTAATGCCGTGGCGCGGCATCTTCTGGGTCCTCGCCGGCTACGGCGTCGTCGTGATGGTGGCCGTCGCGATCTGGATCGTCGAGACCCTGCCGCAGAGCCGCCGCACCGTGCCCGGCCACTCGAGCCTCGGCCAGCGCTACCGCGCCGTGCTCAGCGACCGCACCTACGTGGGTGTGCTCATCATCGGCGCGATGACCTTCACCGGTCTGTTCTCGTACCTCTCCTCCTCACCGTTCCTTTTCCAGCAGGTCTACGACTTCAGCGCCCAGGGTTACGGCCTGCTCTTCGCCGTCAACTCCCTCGGCATCGTCGTGGGCGTCCAGACCAGCTCCCGCCTGATGCACCGGTACAACGTGGGGCCGCAGAACATCCTGATCGGTGCCACCACGATGCTCGTGCTCACCTCCGCGGCGATCTTCTCCCTCGACCTGTTGGGTGCCGGCCTCTGGGGCACCCTGATCCCGCTGTGGTTCTTCATCGCTTCCTGCGGGTTCACCTTCCCCACCGTGCAGGTCATCGCATTGAACGCTCACGGCAGCGAGGCCGGCACCGCCGCGTCCCTGCTCGGCGCGGCCAACTTCGGCATCGCCGGGCTGATCTCCCCGATCGTGGGCCTGCTCGGCGTCGGAACCGCGGTGCCGATGGCCTCGGTCATGGGCGTCGCCGCCATCATTTCGCTTCTCAGCCTCTGGTTCATCGTGCAGCCGCGATCTGTCGCGGCGCTCTCGCACTGA
- a CDS encoding phosphatase PAP2 family protein, translating into MDPSRNPETEPTPLETSLADVAADAPARRIARRWPLISGAVAILLAFLLGALILTRGNGRPIEADAEWMAEILEHRSPVWEVPALVMNFLGAGIVGVFVIPVAIVVLLLVSRRPWAALYFVIATVVSAGLVQVLKTLFGRARPEDMLITSDFGSFPSGHVANAATMAVALGIIFPWLWVWIAGAAYTVAMMVSRTYLGAHWLTDTIGGLLLGAGVVVVLWAPFAAKLDGENTIARRRAAARTAGVAGRGDR; encoded by the coding sequence ATGGACCCCTCCCGCAACCCCGAGACTGAGCCCACTCCACTCGAGACCAGCCTCGCCGACGTGGCGGCGGATGCGCCGGCCCGGCGAATCGCCCGGCGCTGGCCGCTGATCAGCGGCGCTGTCGCCATTCTCCTCGCGTTCCTGCTCGGCGCCCTGATCCTCACCCGCGGCAACGGCCGCCCGATCGAGGCGGACGCCGAGTGGATGGCGGAGATCCTCGAGCACCGCTCCCCGGTCTGGGAGGTCCCGGCGCTGGTGATGAACTTCCTCGGCGCCGGCATCGTCGGCGTGTTCGTGATCCCGGTTGCGATCGTCGTGCTCCTCCTGGTGTCGCGCCGGCCGTGGGCGGCGCTCTACTTTGTTATCGCCACCGTCGTCAGCGCCGGTCTGGTGCAGGTGTTGAAGACCCTGTTCGGCCGGGCCCGCCCTGAGGACATGCTGATCACCTCCGACTTCGGTTCGTTTCCTTCCGGTCACGTCGCCAATGCCGCCACGATGGCGGTGGCGCTCGGCATCATCTTCCCGTGGCTCTGGGTATGGATCGCCGGCGCCGCGTACACGGTGGCGATGATGGTGAGTCGCACCTACCTCGGCGCGCACTGGCTCACCGACACCATCGGGGGCCTGCTGCTGGGTGCGGGCGTGGTCGTCGTGCTGTGGGCACCGTTCGCGGCCAAACTCGACGGCGAGAACACCATAGCCAGACGACGGGCGGCGGCGCGTACGGCAGGGGTGGCCGGCCGGGGCGACCGGTGA
- a CDS encoding saccharopine dehydrogenase family protein, with translation MRILLVGAGGVGDAFAKIIARRSFYEHVVVSDYDLGRAERTIASIEARHGAETAERFTAAQIDASDPEVVARVAREHGVSHVMNAVEPKFVQSIFAGALAADADYLDMAMSLSEPHPTDPHTETGIKLGDDQFEQAADWETSGRLALVGMGVEPGLSDVFARYASDHLFSEIDELGTRDGANLVVRDEAGNEIFAPSFSIWTTIEECLNPPVIFEKDRGWFTTAPFSEPEVFEFPEGIGPVECVNVEHEEVLLMPRWLDAKRVTFKYGLGEEFIGVLKTLHLLGLDSVNPVRVRTADGPAMVAPRDVVAASLPDPATIGPRMTGKTCAGVWVTGTGTDGAPREVYLYHVSDNEWTMAEYDAQCVVWQTALNPAIALELLATGVWAGTGVLGPEAFDAKPYLDLMSAPEPAGYGQPWGLDERTPA, from the coding sequence ATGAGAATTCTCCTCGTTGGTGCCGGTGGCGTCGGTGACGCCTTTGCGAAGATCATTGCCCGTCGGTCCTTCTACGAGCACGTGGTGGTGAGTGATTACGACCTGGGCCGGGCGGAGCGCACGATCGCATCGATCGAGGCCCGGCACGGCGCCGAGACCGCTGAGCGGTTCACGGCGGCGCAGATCGACGCATCCGACCCGGAGGTCGTGGCCCGGGTGGCGCGCGAGCACGGGGTCAGCCACGTGATGAACGCCGTGGAGCCCAAGTTCGTGCAGAGCATCTTCGCGGGCGCGCTCGCCGCGGACGCCGACTACCTCGACATGGCGATGAGCCTGAGCGAGCCGCATCCGACCGACCCGCACACCGAGACCGGCATCAAGCTCGGCGACGACCAGTTCGAGCAGGCCGCCGACTGGGAGACCAGCGGTCGTCTGGCGCTGGTGGGCATGGGTGTGGAGCCGGGGCTCAGCGACGTGTTCGCCCGCTACGCCTCCGACCACCTGTTCAGCGAGATCGACGAGCTCGGTACCAGGGACGGCGCCAACCTGGTCGTGCGGGATGAGGCCGGCAACGAGATCTTCGCGCCGTCGTTCAGCATCTGGACCACGATCGAGGAGTGCCTGAACCCGCCGGTGATCTTCGAGAAGGACCGCGGCTGGTTCACCACGGCGCCGTTCAGCGAGCCCGAGGTGTTCGAGTTTCCCGAGGGCATCGGCCCGGTGGAGTGCGTGAACGTGGAGCACGAAGAGGTGCTGCTGATGCCGCGCTGGCTGGATGCGAAGCGGGTCACCTTCAAGTACGGGCTCGGCGAGGAGTTCATCGGTGTGCTGAAGACCCTGCACCTGCTCGGCCTGGACAGCGTGAACCCGGTGCGGGTGCGCACCGCGGACGGCCCCGCGATGGTCGCCCCGCGCGACGTGGTGGCCGCGAGCCTGCCCGACCCGGCCACCATCGGCCCGCGCATGACCGGTAAAACCTGCGCCGGCGTGTGGGTGACCGGCACGGGCACGGATGGTGCGCCGCGCGAGGTGTACCTCTATCACGTGAGCGATAACGAGTGGACGATGGCGGAGTACGACGCCCAGTGCGTGGTCTGGCAGACCGCCCTGAACCCCGCGATCGCCCTGGAGCTGCTGGCGACCGGGGTGTGGGCCGGTACCGGGGTGCTCGGCCCCGAGGCCTTCGACGCGAAGCCCTACCTCGACCTGATGAGCGCCCCCGAGCCGGCCGGTTACGGCCAGCCCTGGGGGCTGGACGAACGCACCCCCGCCTAG